The genomic region AAACAATGATAAACCGTGGTCGCGTCGATTCGATGAGGACGAAAAAAATAATAGTAATAATCAATTTAGATCGGGTCGCAAATCACAGGATAAGGAAGTGGCTCCTTTGTATAAGGTGTTACTGTTTTTGTTCTTAGCTCTGCTCATTATTCCTTTCGCTACCTATTACTGGAGTACGCAGACACGTGCAAACCCAAATCCACAAACGGCAGACCAAGTGATGATTAGTAAGAAAAGTAGTGAGTCAGAGTCTGAAAGCAGTAAGTTAGTAAGTTCAGAGTCTGAAAGCTCTGCTAAATCGAGCGCAAAAGAAGTAGAACCAGCATCGAGTGAAGAAGCTGAAAATAATGAACCAAGTACTCCTGTTGTTGAAACGGAACCAGAATCATCAGCAGAAACACCTAAACCAGAAGAAGTTGTTGAAGAGCCGGTAGAATCCGTAGAACCACCTGTTGAGGTTGTCGAAGAAACGCCGGAACCCTTAACTGAAGAATACTCCAACACGTATACTGTTCAACCCGGAGATAATTTGTATCGAATTGCTTTGAATCATGGGATGGATGTGGATGTGCTTAAAGAAATTAATGGCATTTCATCGAATGAGATTGCTGTAGGTACCGTTTTAAAAGTACAATAAATTTGAGCTTCGAGGTCCACGTTTAGCGTGGACCTTGCTCTATTTGCAGGAGGATAAGAGTGGAACAATTTAATATAGCAATAGATGGCCCAGCCTCAGCTGGTAAAAGCACCATTGCCAAGCAGGTAGCAAAAGAATTAGGTTTAACATATCTAGATACCGGTGCAATGTACCGAGCACTAACTTATATGGCATTGGTTCATAAACTGAATTTAGAAGATGAAACAGCATTATTGAATTTATTAGCAGATACAGAAATTTCGTTTCCTTCTAACCAAGGTATGCAACATGTGTTTATAAATAAAATGGAAGTAACTGAGGTTATTCGTTCTAAAGAAGTGACACAAAATGTAAGTTTAGTCTCATCACATAAAAATGTCCGCAAAAAAATGGTTTCCCGACAACAGAAAATTGCACAACAAGGGGGAATTGTTATGGACGGACGAGACATCGGGACCGTTGTTCTCCCAAACGCTGCTCTCAAAATTTATTTGGTAGCTTCTGCTGAAGAACGTGCGCTGAGGAGATACCGTGAATCAATTGAAAAAGGCATGCAAGTATCATTAGAAGAATTAACTGCAGATATGATTGCGCGTGATAACTATGATATGAATAGAGAGGCATCACCTTTGAAAAAAGCTGAGGATGCTATTGAAATTGATTCCACAAATTTATCAATCAACCAAGTAGTTGAAATGATATTGGATTATGCAAAAAACTATCAAAAAAAGGTTAAATGAAGCTTTAAAATGGAGATAACTGGACGATGTATGATCAAAATGTTAAAATGATTATATACGAAGTACGTTTGCATACAGAAGTTTTATTAAAATCTAATAAATTACTTCTGTATGAGAAAAATGCTTTCAAGGAGGAAATGTCATATGTCAGAACACAATGAGAATTTAGAAGAAAAAGAAGAAATGACACAAAGTACTACAGAAAACGGAGAAATGACAATGGATGATATGTTAGATGCCTATCCACCATTAGAAGTCGGTGATACCGTTCAGGCTGAAATATTAGCAATTGAAGACAATCAAGCGATTGTAGGAATCAAAGATCGCGGAGTCGAAGGAGTAATTCCTTATAAGGAATTAGCAGCTAAGCCTTTTGATGAAGTAACTGAGATTGTTAATGTCGGTGATGTAGTGGATGTTGTTGTTATTAAACAAATCAAGGACAAAGAGAACGGCAGCTATTTGTTATCTAAACGTCGTGTAGATGCAAAAGCTGTTTGGGAAGAGATTCAAGAAAAATATGATAATGAAGAATACATTGAAGCACCTGTAAAAGATGTTGTTAAAGGTGGACTAGTCGTGGATGTTGGTGTACGTGGATTTGTACCCGCGTCTATGGTTGAAGCTTTCTTTGTTGAAGATTTTTCGGAATACAAAGGAAAAACAATGAAATTTAAAATCATTGAATTAGAACCTAGTGAAAACCGTCTTATCCTTTCTCATAAAGCAATTGCACTTGCTGAAAAAGCCGCTAAAAGTGTTGAGCTTATGGCTGAAATTTCTGAAGGTGATATCATTGAAGGAACCGTTGCACGTTTAACTAATTTCGGAGCCTTTATTGATCTTGGTGGTGTGGATGGTCTCGTTCACATTTCTCAAATTGCCCATGAACATATCAAATCTCCGGGTGATGTTTTAACAATCGGTGAAAAAGTGAAAGTAAAAGTTTTATCTGTTGATGTTGAAAAAGGACGTGTTTCTTTAAGTATTAAAGACACACTACCTGGACCATGGGAGTCAATTGAAGAAAAAGCACCAATTGGTTCTGTTCATACTGGTACAGTAAAACGCTTAACAAGCTTTGGAGCTTTTGTTGAAATATTCCCAGGGGTAGAAGGTCTCGTTCATATTTCACAAATTTCCCACCAACACATAGCAACACCACATGAAGTGCTAGAAGAAGGTCAAGAAATTGAAGTGAAAGTTTTGGATGTTAAACCAGAAGAAAATCGCTTGTCGTTAAGTATCAAAGCGTTACAAGAAAAAACCAATGATACGCCTGTTAAAGAAAAGACAATTGAGAAGTATGAAGCATCTGAAGATGATGATTCAAAATTCACTTTAGGTGATTTACTAGGTGATCAATTGAAGGAATTGCAAGACCAAGATGAAGAATAACATTTTTAAGAACTAAAATAGTTTTAAATATTAAAACGGACAACCCCGAGTGATTGAATCCAATTTACTGTAGAAGAAACAGTTGGATTGATCCTGCGTCGGGGTTACGTTTTTGATTATAAATCGAGAGTAAGAGCTTAGTAATTGGCTGTGACTTCTGTCTCAGCCTTATTTTTAAGCTATCAATTATTTAAGGGAGTGATGAAAATGCCAAATCCTGTTTTAGCAATCGTCGGAAGGCCAAATGTTGGAAAATCAACCATTTTTAATCGATTAGCGGGAGAAAGGATTTCCATCGTTGAAGATATTCCCGGAGTAACACGTGACCGTATTTATGCTCAAGGAGAGTGGTTAGGTAGAACGTTTGATGTTATCGATACTGGTGGTATTGATATTCTAAATGAGCCTTTCATGTCTCAAATTAAATTACAAGCACAAGTAGCGATGGAAGAAGCAGATGTAATCCTGTTTTTGACAAGTGTTAGAGAAGGTGTAACAGAAGCTGATGAAAATGTAGCGCGTTTGCTATACAAATCCGGTAAACCAGTTATTTTGGGTGTCAATAAAGCTGATAATCCAGAAATGCGTGCAGATATATTTGAGTTTTATAGTTTAGGTCTGGGTGACCCGTATCCGATTTCAGGAAGTCACGGTTTAGGACTGGGTGACATGTTAGATGCAGTAGTTAATGAATTCCCTTCAGCTGAGGAATTAGAAGAAGAAGATGATTTAATTAAATTTTGTCTGATTGGACGCCCGAATGTGGGGAAATCTTCACTGGTCAACGCTATTCTAGGAGAAGACCGTGTTATTGTTTCTTCAATTGCCGGAACCACACGTGATGCGATTGATACAACCTTTGAAGATGAGGAAGGCGCTCGCTTTACTATGATTGATACAGCCGGAATCAGAAAAAAAGGTAAAGTAACTGAGAGTACCGAAAGATTTAGTGTTATGCGTGCCTTACGTGCCATTGACCGCTCTGATATCGTCCTAGTCGTTTTGAATGCAGAAGAAGGAATTCAAGAACAGGATAAGAAAGTTGCTGGTTACGCACACGAAGCAGGCAAAGGTATTATTATTTTAGTTAATAAGTGGGACAAAATTGAAAAAGATAACCATACAATGAAAG from Jeotgalibaca dankookensis harbors:
- a CDS encoding LysM peptidoglycan-binding domain-containing protein, coding for MSKKKNNDKPWSRRFDEDEKNNSNNQFRSGRKSQDKEVAPLYKVLLFLFLALLIIPFATYYWSTQTRANPNPQTADQVMISKKSSESESESSKLVSSESESSAKSSAKEVEPASSEEAENNEPSTPVVETEPESSAETPKPEEVVEEPVESVEPPVEVVEETPEPLTEEYSNTYTVQPGDNLYRIALNHGMDVDVLKEINGISSNEIAVGTVLKVQ
- the cmk gene encoding (d)CMP kinase, translated to MEQFNIAIDGPASAGKSTIAKQVAKELGLTYLDTGAMYRALTYMALVHKLNLEDETALLNLLADTEISFPSNQGMQHVFINKMEVTEVIRSKEVTQNVSLVSSHKNVRKKMVSRQQKIAQQGGIVMDGRDIGTVVLPNAALKIYLVASAEERALRRYRESIEKGMQVSLEELTADMIARDNYDMNREASPLKKAEDAIEIDSTNLSINQVVEMILDYAKNYQKKVK
- the der gene encoding ribosome biogenesis GTPase Der, coding for MPNPVLAIVGRPNVGKSTIFNRLAGERISIVEDIPGVTRDRIYAQGEWLGRTFDVIDTGGIDILNEPFMSQIKLQAQVAMEEADVILFLTSVREGVTEADENVARLLYKSGKPVILGVNKADNPEMRADIFEFYSLGLGDPYPISGSHGLGLGDMLDAVVNEFPSAEELEEEDDLIKFCLIGRPNVGKSSLVNAILGEDRVIVSSIAGTTRDAIDTTFEDEEGARFTMIDTAGIRKKGKVTESTERFSVMRALRAIDRSDIVLVVLNAEEGIQEQDKKVAGYAHEAGKGIIILVNKWDKIEKDNHTMKEFEEKIRNEFQYLSYAPILYVSALTKQRLIHIPAKIKEISQSQNRRISSSVLNDVLMDAIARNPTPTDKGRRLKIYYATQVSVKPPTFILFVNDPELLHFSYVRFIENQIRKAFEFEGTPFKVIARQKK
- the rpsA gene encoding 30S ribosomal protein S1; the protein is MSEHNENLEEKEEMTQSTTENGEMTMDDMLDAYPPLEVGDTVQAEILAIEDNQAIVGIKDRGVEGVIPYKELAAKPFDEVTEIVNVGDVVDVVVIKQIKDKENGSYLLSKRRVDAKAVWEEIQEKYDNEEYIEAPVKDVVKGGLVVDVGVRGFVPASMVEAFFVEDFSEYKGKTMKFKIIELEPSENRLILSHKAIALAEKAAKSVELMAEISEGDIIEGTVARLTNFGAFIDLGGVDGLVHISQIAHEHIKSPGDVLTIGEKVKVKVLSVDVEKGRVSLSIKDTLPGPWESIEEKAPIGSVHTGTVKRLTSFGAFVEIFPGVEGLVHISQISHQHIATPHEVLEEGQEIEVKVLDVKPEENRLSLSIKALQEKTNDTPVKEKTIEKYEASEDDDSKFTLGDLLGDQLKELQDQDEE